The Halictus rubicundus isolate RS-2024b chromosome 3, iyHalRubi1_principal, whole genome shotgun sequence genome includes a region encoding these proteins:
- the LOC143352486 gene encoding uncharacterized protein LOC143352486 — MERKLENVEEWIEKKGRGGQEEGRKEYEREREREEIRRRIRRLDIRQDKRERKGKRNNVVVRRIKVEGRDTKEEIKKLWEKMELRYEGVKEVRKIGKVGKDGRGMVLVMMKSREYKREVMEGTKKLRGSDERIGDDLTEEERRARWKIEREVERERRKGRNVQVGYMKMWVNGKLRRWDEIEEKWLEEQGGVRNGSRGWGKLGGWQRYGLG, encoded by the coding sequence ATGGAGAGAAAACTGGAGAAtgtggaggaatggatagagaaaAAGGGAAGGGGGGGACAAGAGGAGGGGAGAAAAGAGTATGAGCGAGAACGGGAAAGAGAGGAGATCAGGAGAAGAATAAGAAGGTTAGATATTAGGCAAGAcaagagggagagaaaggggaAGAGGAATAACGTGGTTGTCAGGAGGATAAAAGTGGAGGGAAGAGACACAAAAGAAGAGATCAAGAAGTTATGGGAAAAGATGGAGCTGAGATACGAGGGCGTTAAAGAGGTGAGAAAGATAGGGAAGGTAGGAAAAGACGGAAGAGGGATGGTTCTAGTGATGATGAAGAGTAGGGAGTACAAAAGGGAGGTAATGGAGGGGACGAAAAAGCTTAGGGGGTCGgacgaaaggataggcgatgatctgacggaagaggagagaagggCAAGATGGAAGATAGAAAGGGAAGTGGAGAGGGAAAGGAGGAAAGGAAGGAATGTACAGGTAggatacatgaaaatgtgggtaaATGGGAAACTGCGGAGATGGGATGAGATCGAGGAAAAATGGTTGGAGGAGCAAGGAGGTGTTAGGAATGGAAGCAGGGGGTGGGGGAAGCTAGGAGGGTGGCAAAGGTATGGATTAGGATGA